From the genome of Fulvia fulva chromosome 12, complete sequence:
GTGAAGCCTGCCTCGGGAATGGGAGGCCCCCGTGTCGCAACAGAGCTCACGTCGTAGTTTGTGCCGTGACTTGTTGACACATCGGGATTGAACGAAAGCATGTTTTGCGAATAGCCAGCATCGCTCGTCCAATTAGCAGTAGAGGCGTTCGCAAATGGACACATGCCGCCAAACATGTAATAGCCCATGTCCGCGGCATCCTGGCTCACGGATCCAGAAAATGCGATCGCGTTGGCCAAGTAGTTCGCTCCCGTCCATGTCGCAGTTGACGCCAACTCATCCCGAGAGGTTGTAAACTGTGCCCATGTCCCATCGCCCTCGCTACTCGCATGGCCTGGTGAGAACCTCCAAAGTTCGGTGCTGTCTGAGCCTTTTATACAATCCCCCGTGATGACCGTAATGTTGCCAGAAGGGTCCACTGTCGCAGAATATGGACTTGAGCCACCATCTTGTAAGAAAGAGGGTATGTTTGACACTGCGATTGTCGTAAGGCCGGTAGTCGCAAACCTCTTGCCCAGTGCGAATGTGCTCAAGACCGCCTGCCCAGCAGTCTCGGCCGATGCCTGAAACACATATCCACTGGATGCATTGGGTGCAATCAGTATGCGCGCGGGATTGTATGGCAGCGGGTCTGCGAGGACGGCCTCAACCAGAGCCAGCAGGCTCCAGGGAAGAAGCGAGATCGTCATAAGAATATGAATCGTCGAGGTCGTCGTGAAGGCGGGGTGGTGCGTGTCATGGGCCGATGGTAGTGTCGTCGGTCCTACACCATGGTCTCGCAGCGTCTCCGGCACAGCATAGTCGTCGCGATAGAGTGCACCACTTGCAGCAAGACTGTGCTTGGTCGGACAAACGTGGGCAGGTTAGAAGGCCTCGGGCCCGGCGTGGCAGAAGGGCATAGGTCGGTCGAGTATATGGAGAGGCAGGGCGTGTGCATCCGATGTGTCGCGGTAGCCACCGAGCGTTCGAGTATCAGAAGAGACAGCACGTCGGGAAGGCCATGCGTCTGCGACCCTTCCAAGGGTTTTCCGATGTCGCGTCACGCCGTCAACAAGCCAGCAGCGCAGCCACGGAGAGCCGCTTGCAACTGCCCTCTAGTCTTGCAGCGTCCAGTGGTTGCATACAAGTATTGCGCAAGCGAGCGGCGACGAGAACGAATGGCAGTGCGGGCTTCCAGCCTTTGCTGATTCCGTAGCGAGCCGCGTGGGTGTGAGCTCGAAGATGGCTGGCGTGCTGTTTCTGTTTCAGCGGGGCCTCGAAATCGAAATCTCGTCGCCAGAGCAACGTGGAGCACCCGTGATTGCGCCAGGAACGGCTGCGCAGCATGCAGCACGAGCGGTCCATTGCAGCGAATCACCACTCCCCGAATGCCCGCCAAGATCAAAGAACGCTGCGAACTCATGGAGCTCCCCTGCAAACACCTCGTCTGGACGCGTGCTCCCCCCCACTGCCGAAAGTGAGACCGAAAGTGAAACTGGGAAGCAGCCTTGCCGACTGGGATCAAACGCGATGGCGCGTCCACCTCCGGCACACTTTGCCTGACCTCTTGGGCCTTCATCCACATCTTCGCCACGATTCGACGACGTTGGCTCCGTCTGCGATAGCTGTTGCACGAGGTGAATGGTGTGTGAACCATGTGAGCTTTCCGTGGTCTGCTGCAACGGCCTGCCCAAACCATGTCGCCGCGGTGCAGTTTCTTCCTCGACAGCCTGATCGTTGTGCATAGTTGATGGCGAAATGTGAGCGAAATGTCTGGCTTGCTGCAACAGAATGAGAGGCCTTAGCTCGCTGACAATACGACAGTGCAGATACTTTGATGGGTGCATTTGCTTGGAATAATAGAGTGCAGATTGCGGCGAGAAGTCTCGGTCTGCGAGAAGAGGAAGCTGCTCTGAAGGCCTGATTCCGCTCCAACGTAAGACCAACCTCACCTCCTGCCACCAACGCAGCCCGCGATGCTCTGCTATTGCTGGTACCGATTGGCCGTGAGCCGCATGTCATACAACACAGACAAAGGGCGGCCGTTTGAACGTAACACTGCCGATGCGACAGCATACCATCAGCTCGCAGCTGCTCATCATCAACCATCTCACGAGCAACGAAGCTCGATGTTTAGCTAACAATCTACAGCTCGTGCATTGGACCACGTGCACACCTTGGAGCAAAGCTAAAAGCACCTCAGCAAAGCTGGTCAGCAGCGATCCCTTCCATGTCTGCACATTTCTCGCTTACTGACCCGCAAACCTCACACGCCAGTCGAGGCTACGCACCAAGCAACTCGTGTCCTGGACCCCACGTTCCTTTGCATGCCACGTGCATGCTTTGCTATCTTAGCTACTGCGCCTCTAAAGCTTTGCTAAGCTTATGTCTCAATGGAGTCAATGCTCCTGCCTGTTCAGGCACTGAGGCATTGGAACGATGTCACTGCAGAGGCCACTACCATTGTCGATCTCACGGTAGTGATCTCAGGGCTGTCTTTACAACACAGAGGAAGCGAGAAGTTGACGTCAAGGGCCTTCTGCTCACTGTACCACAGAGTGATTGGTTGGAATGTGACTGACAGACAGTATAAGTAACACAAGCATCGTGCCCATCATCATCATCCCACATCCCAACCAACAAGCACCTGCCAACCCTCTCCAAGAACTCCAACATGAAGCTTACCAACATCCTCCCCGCAACACTGGCGCTCAGCGCCTCTGCCGCCCCCCTCGAAGAGCGCGCCAGCTCCGTGCAAGGCTTCGACATCTCCCACTACCAAACCTCCGTCAACTTCGCCTCAGCCTACTCCGGCGGCCTCCGCTTCGTCATCATCAAAGCAACCGAAGGCACGACCTACAAAGACCCCAGTTTCTCCTCGCACTACAACGGCGCCACCAGCGCCGGCTTCATCCGCGCCGGCTACCACTACGCCTCCGGCACCGGCGACGGCAGCCAGGAAGCGAAGTTCTTCCTCGCCAACGGTGGAGGCTGGTCGAACGATGGGCGGACTCTGCCTGGAATGCTGGATCTTGAGGGACCCTGCAAGTCTGTCAGCTGGATTAGGACGTTTTCGAATACGTACCACACGGCCACGGGACGTTATCCACTTCTTTACTCGAGTCCTAGCTGGTGGCAGTCTTGCACGGGGAATTCGAACGCGTTCGTCCAGACTAATCCGCTGGTGATGGCGTGTTATAATGCACAGCCTTGCACGCCGCAGGGGTCGTGGCCGTATTATACTATTTGGCAGTATAAGGATGCCAATGCGTATGGAGGGGATAGTGATGTGTTTAATGGGGATATGACGCAGCTTAAGAAGCTTGCGACGGGTTGAAGGGTGGTTGGAGATTCAATGGGAGCTTCTATGGCGAGATGAAGTCAATGGTCATGGACGGAAATTTGGGCTGACCGATGCTAGCTGAATAGCTCAATGAAGCTATTGATCCTGATTAGTCCCATTGCAGACTTCGTATGCATACCATCATTCATTGATCTACTGATGTCTGCAACCTGTGACCTATCTCTTCATTGTGAGAATAGTGCTTAAGGCTAGCTGCCTGCGAGCCCCCGTGATGACGGTGAACTGACAGGCACTGTCTTCGATGCGAAGCCAGATCTTTGTAGCATGGAGGGACGTTTCCGCGTCTTTTGCGAAGAGCTGTCACTGCGAATAATGGCCTTTGTGAATCGAACTTCGGCATCGCCGGCATTAAGGTGGCTGATGTCGCCGTGTGGACGGCTATACGCGCATTGCAGGGGTGCTCACGACATTGACTGCGGTATCCTCGGTCGTGTCGATGGCTCAAACGTAGCGACTTCTACACAGCTAGCAGCCCAAGATTGCTGTCTCTCGTTTGGACTAAGGAATTGTTCACCAGTGATACATGATCCCAAGGCTCGAACGGGAACTGGACACTGCCCGGGATGAGACCTCGTCTCAAGTGCCAGACTGCAGCGCACCACTTCCTCCAAGTCTTTCAATCGAGTCCTATGCGCCCACTCTCTTCAAACCCCTCCCTCCCCTTCAACGCTCCACATTCTGCCTACAGATCCCCTCCTCCCCAGCTCGCAGCACCCTCGACATCCGAAAATGCAGCTCCTCAACCTCATCCCAGCTCTCCTGAGCCTCTTAGCGACCACAGCACTCGCAGCACCCAAGGAACAAGCCTGCAACCCCGAGCAGCCGAATAATCCGTATTGTATGCCCGAGAAGAATGACGAGCCGAAAGTGGTGAGTCGGATTTATAGGTCTGTTTTAGGTGGATCTGTGGACGCAAGGGACTTTGTGGGCCGGTTCGGGGACTGATGAGTGGCGTGCGTAGAAGTGTGACCGGTATAATCGGGATCCGAGGTGTGGGTAGGAGGGGTGGAAGAGGGCGGTAGGGTGGGTGAGGGTGAGGAGGCTAGGGATTGAGAAAGGGTTTGGGGACTGTACAGAAAACAACCTTCAGCGTCATTGGCCGCTGCATGGACCGGTAAAATGGTGGTGCTCACGCCGTCTCTATACCTCCAACGCCACGCTATGCCCATCTCACGAGCGATACCTCTTTCAACGCCGCAAGCAGAACTCCATCAGTAGCAAATGGTCCAAAACACCACAATCATCCTCCAAGGAACCCCCACTACTCCGTCCTCTTGAACCTGATCCTCGCACCCTCATCCGTCTTGAACGGCACACCCAACTCAAACAGCTTGACCACCACATCCGAAAAGTCCTGGAAGAATTTCTCCTGGTCCTCTGCGTACTGCTTAGCATACTTGCTCATACTCTCATCCTTGATAATCGCCATATCCGTCGGCAACATCATCAGCGTCTTCGTGCCGGCATCTTCATACTGCTTTGGTCCACCCCATTTCTTCCATTGCCACTTCTCCTCGAAGAGCAACTTGTAATAGTCGTTTGTCAAAGTGATCGGTGAGAATGTCCAAGGCCCATCAAAGCCAGAGCGATCAGTATGACAACGGCCGAGAGCGTGTGCGCCTGACAAGGCGACAATCTCTTGATCGTTGAAGCCCATGCGACCAAAGATAGCGCGGAGATGATTCTGTTCCTTCGAGCCATCGGGAAGGCGGCCGTCAGGTGTACAGAATGCTACATCACGGTCGGAGCGGCCTGGGCGCCATGGAATGTCTGGGCCGCCCATCTCTTGCACTGCACAAGCGGCCGCGAGGGTCCAGAGGTCCGAGTATGTGATCCAGGGGAACTGTTCGTGGATAGGCTCGAGGAAGTTCTGTGCTACTGTGAGGCCTGCGTTTGCGCCATGGTCTTTCTCGGGGGCGAAGCGCATTGTTGCGCCGTTGGAGCCGCCGGTCTTGGTTCGTGCATCGTAGGTACCGGAGGCGTGCCAGCCGAGGCGGAGGAGGATGGGGCCGTAGGAGCCGTCGTCGTAGTCGTCTTCTTCGATGAGTTTGGCTGCGATGGCGTTATAGACTTCTTGGTAGTCTTTGGTGGTGGGAGTGAATTTGCTGGGTTCTTCGGCGAGAGCGTGACGCTGTTCGATGAGGGTGTAGTAGCTTGCAACACCGAGTGTTAAGCTTGCTGCTGCGCTGGACCAGATGTAGGTGCCGTGGTTGGTAGAGTGCGATCCTGAGCTGGAGTAGCCACGTCGTGCTTGTTGCTGGAAGCTACGAGCTATCGATTGCCGAGTTGCAGAAGTTCTGAAGGCTTGGGTTGCTGGCGTCGAACGTATTGCTCGCGTGAGGGTTCTGCTTGCTGAAGCCATGTCGGTGTTCGTAGGGTGATGTGCGAGAGGAAGGCTTTGCTTGAACTGAGTTATTTATAAGAAAGACACGCAGTGGCAAGACTGGTTCCCCAGGAGGTTTATGATCCAAGAGAATGTCTTCAGGTGTGATGGTAGGACACAACGAGGATGTGGTAAGCAGAAAGTCGACGCAACTTTGCTGGAACAAACAGTGTCGTACACCCATGCCTCGCTGTCCTGCACAGGCCATGTCCGAGGTGCGAGCAGCCGTAAAGACAATACCGATGTTATGGCGGACATATCAGAAACGTTTGCTTTGTCGTTCGGGGCCCACTCGAATGGCTATCGATACTGGGATGCCTTATCGCTGCTCACTTGGAGCGTCATGCAGCGACATGACAGTCACGCCATGATATCTCGATTTTACAGCAAGTGTAATATCGCTCAATGACTGATCTCTGCAGGGCGTGTCATCGTATGTCATCAAATAGCCAGCAGATCATCCGTACCTGCGTTTGCTGCGGGACATCACGCTAGAACGCGTCTCGAAAAAGCTCGGAAGTGCTACCCGAAGCGATCCTTGCACATGCGTCGCTCCAGAAGCTCCGTTTTGGGGAGCCTGTAGCGAGCTCGAAGCGTTGATGTTGTCCAAGACATTTTCTTTGCAAACTAGCACGTACGAGTGCACTTCTCCAGCTGCACACAGCGGCGTCTATGTGTCCTTGATGATCAAAAGGTCTTCGATGCCGCCTGCAAACATGTGCTTGTCCAGTGCGTCAGCGGTATCCGAGCTCGGATACCATCGCAGCATTCGAGCATCTGCCCAGAGAGACGTATTGCAGATCTGGTTCAGCATCCGATTTCGCTGGATCATGTCACAGCTGCGAATACCGTGGGATGTGCACCGCCTCTAGCGGTAGGCCGCGCGACGAAGACGGTCGCCCTTCCAGCTTGCCTTGCGCCGATACCATAGTAGATCTTGCCATCAGTATCGTTCCAGGAGTTTGCATCCTCACTTTGCGACCATCGTGTGGCTTGACTCGAAGTGCCTGGTATGCAAGGTCTCGGCGTGGTATCGTTACGCAGACAATCAGCTCTCAGAATGTTGAATCCGTCGCCAGCCAACGGGTGGATCTTGCGCAGCTGGACTACTTCAGGTATGGTCCAGTCCCGCTTTGTTTCGCTGAATCGTTCATGGCCTGTAGGTCGCCGGGACCAAACCTGTGCTGTATGAATCATGACACGAGGTACTTCGGAAAGATTGGCCTGATCGCGATCCGCCATCTGAGCGGCTTGTTCAATGGCCAGGATAGCTCGATCCTCAATGTGTTTAGAGTCGTGAGGGTAGTATAGCACTTTTGCACGACAACCACGAAATAGACGCGCCTCCACCATGTCCCAAACCATGGCCAAGGTCACTGGCTTGTTGCTCAAGTCTTGGTGGCCCCAACCTTTCGAAACGTTGAAAGGATCAGCATAAGTATCCTCATTCTCCTCGCTCGGGACGGGTGAAGTCTTCCACTGATGCCACCAGCCCAGCCTATTGATGGGTGGTTGGCAGACCAGCATACGTCTCCACAATGCATCCTTCCGGGCGAAAGCTTGTCGTGTTGGGATTTGGAGATCTGTACCGCCGCTAGCCCATGGAGTTCGCTGCAGGTCTGAAGAGCTACTCATACGGTCAGGGGTAGCAGTATTGA
Proteins encoded in this window:
- a CDS encoding N,O-diacetylmuramidase, translated to MKLTNILPATLALSASAAPLEERASSVQGFDISHYQTSVNFASAYSGGLRFVIIKATEGTTYKDPSFSSHYNGATSAGFIRAGYHYASGTGDGSQEAKFFLANGGGWSNDGRTLPGMLDLEGPCKSVSWIRTFSNTYHTATGRYPLLYSSPSWWQSCTGNSNAFVQTNPLVMACYNAQPCTPQGSWPYYTIWQYKDANAYGGDSDVFNGDMTQLKKLATG
- a CDS encoding Cytochrome c peroxidase, mitochondrial; the encoded protein is MASASRTLTRAIRSTPATQAFRTSATRQSIARSFQQQARRGYSSSGSHSTNHGTYIWSSAAASLTLGVASYYTLIEQRHALAEEPSKFTPTTKDYQEVYNAIAAKLIEEDDYDDGSYGPILLRLGWHASGTYDARTKTGGSNGATMRFAPEKDHGANAGLTVAQNFLEPIHEQFPWITYSDLWTLAAACAVQEMGGPDIPWRPGRSDRDVAFCTPDGRLPDGSKEQNHLRAIFGRMGFNDQEIVALSGAHALGRCHTDRSGFDGPWTFSPITLTNDYYKLLFEEKWQWKKWGGPKQYEDAGTKTLMMLPTDMAIIKDESMSKYAKQYAEDQEKFFQDFSDVVVKLFELGVPFKTDEGARIRFKRTE